A genomic region of Dactylococcopsis salina PCC 8305 contains the following coding sequences:
- a CDS encoding lipid kinase: MLSALLLVNPHSRMGKENLPLLKSHLQNLGFQLLERSSENPHDIPQLIIDHQHDVDLVIIGGGDGTLNAAIAGMISTKLPLGILPLGTANDLARTLGIPQTLPQACEVIAKGKHQLIDLGKVNDQYFFNVASLGLSVDITNQLTKSAKRRWGVLAYAITAVKVLLKSRPFSAKIHHQGEIIKVKTVQIAIGNGRHYGGGMTIVHDAAIHDQRLDLYSLEIRHWWEMIKLLPSFRSGRYPKRKVRLLEGTEFFIETKKPRSINTDGEITTKTPAKFEVIPQALKVIVPCELS; this comes from the coding sequence ATGCTTTCTGCGTTATTACTGGTTAATCCTCATTCTCGCATGGGAAAAGAAAACCTCCCTCTCCTTAAGTCTCACTTACAAAATTTGGGTTTCCAATTACTAGAAAGAAGTAGTGAAAATCCCCATGATATACCACAACTGATCATTGATCATCAACATGATGTTGATTTAGTCATCATTGGTGGTGGTGATGGTACGCTTAACGCTGCGATCGCAGGCATGATTAGCACAAAACTCCCTCTAGGTATTCTACCATTAGGGACTGCGAATGACTTAGCTCGCACTTTAGGAATTCCCCAGACGTTACCGCAAGCGTGCGAAGTGATTGCTAAGGGAAAACACCAATTGATCGATTTAGGAAAAGTTAATGATCAGTATTTCTTCAATGTGGCGAGTTTAGGATTAAGTGTTGATATTACAAACCAACTCACGAAATCAGCGAAACGGCGCTGGGGAGTCTTGGCTTATGCGATTACTGCGGTTAAAGTGTTATTAAAATCTCGCCCCTTTTCCGCAAAAATCCATCATCAGGGGGAAATTATAAAAGTGAAAACGGTTCAAATTGCGATCGGGAATGGTCGCCATTACGGCGGCGGAATGACCATTGTCCATGATGCCGCAATTCACGACCAACGGTTGGATTTATACAGTTTGGAAATTAGACATTGGTGGGAAATGATTAAATTATTACCGAGTTTTCGATCGGGGCGCTATCCGAAAAGAAAGGTGCGTTTATTAGAAGGAACAGAATTTTTTATTGAAACTAAAAAGCCTCGATCGATCAACACCGATGGCGAAATAACCACCAAAACACCAGCAAAATTTGAAGTGATCCCACAAGCCTTAAAAGTAATTGTTCCTTGTGAATTAAGTTGA
- the larB gene encoding nickel pincer cofactor biosynthesis protein LarB: MESQTLKALLNAVATGEISPEIAAEKLKNLDFESIDEFAKVDHHRAIRTGFPEVIWGPGKTPDQIAKIMLKMRDDRANIIMATRIDRPVYQQIKTQIRELKYHPIPRICVLETTPPPPQLGKIGVVTAGTADIPVAEEAALTAQLCGFRVDRLWDVGVAGIHRLLSHRELLNQVNVLVVVAGMEGALPSVVAGMVDCPVIAVPTSIGYGASFEGVAPLLAMLNSCAAGIGVVNIDNGFGAAILAAQILRTAGKINSH, translated from the coding sequence ATGGAATCACAAACATTAAAAGCACTACTAAACGCCGTTGCTACTGGTGAAATTTCTCCAGAAATCGCAGCCGAAAAACTCAAAAATTTGGACTTTGAATCCATTGATGAGTTTGCTAAAGTTGATCATCATCGCGCTATAAGAACCGGTTTTCCCGAAGTGATTTGGGGACCAGGGAAAACCCCCGATCAGATTGCAAAAATCATGCTGAAAATGCGCGACGATCGAGCAAATATTATTATGGCAACTCGCATCGATCGCCCAGTTTATCAACAAATTAAAACTCAAATTCGAGAATTAAAATATCATCCGATCCCTCGCATCTGTGTTTTAGAAACCACGCCTCCCCCTCCCCAACTGGGAAAAATTGGCGTTGTCACCGCAGGAACTGCCGATATTCCCGTCGCTGAAGAAGCCGCCCTCACTGCTCAACTGTGCGGTTTTCGGGTCGATCGGCTCTGGGATGTCGGTGTCGCAGGGATTCACCGTTTATTGAGTCATCGGGAACTTTTAAACCAAGTCAACGTCTTAGTTGTCGTCGCTGGTATGGAAGGCGCACTTCCGAGCGTGGTGGCTGGAATGGTGGATTGTCCAGTGATTGCCGTTCCCACGAGCATTGGCTACGGGGCTAGTTTTGAAGGAGTTGCCCCACTTTTAGCAATGCTGAACTCTTGTGCTGCTGGAATTGGTGTAGTTAACATTGATAATGGGTTTGGGGCTGCCATTCTCGCCGCACAAATTCTGCGGACGGCGGGAAAAATTAATTCCCATTAG
- a CDS encoding valine--tRNA ligase, whose amino-acid sequence MTETTLPSQYDPKATEAKWQAFWDNQQVFQAHPEQGGKPFCIVIPPPNVTGSLHMGHAFNTALIDVLVRYHRMRGDNTLCLPGTDHASIAVQAIIDKQLREEGLTRFDIGREKFLERALAWKQQSGGSIVNQLKRLGLSADWSRERFTMDEGLSQAVRSAFVKLYEEGLIYRGKYMVNWCPASRSAISDLEVENKEVNGHLWHFRYPLSDGSRAIEVATTRPETMLGDTAVAVNPNDERYQDMIGKTVTLPLMKREIPIIADEYVDSSFGTGCVKITPAHDPNDFAMGERHNLPFITVMNEDGTINENGGEFVGQDRFEARQNVVKRLEEEGCLVKVEDYVSTLPYSDRGKVPIEPLISTQWFVKIDPLAKTALNRLDQENSPYFVPQRWRKVYRDWLVKLKDWCISRQLWWGHQIPAWYVISETNGEITDETPYFVAQNEDEAREKAVQEYGENIQLQQDGDALDTWFSSGLWPFSTMGWPENTADLETYFPNTTLVTGFDIIFFWVARMTMMSGHFMGEMPFRDVYIHGLVRDENGKKMSKSAGNGIDPLLLIQKYGADALRYTLVREVTGAGQDISLQYDREKDESSSVEASRNFANKLWNASRFVFMNLDGKTPQALGTPDLEKLEESDRWILSRFNQTIKTTREQIENYGLGEAAQGLYDFVWGDFCDRYIELVKSRLNDKNQEESRLVAQQTLAYILEGILKLLHPFMPYVTEEIWHTLTELPDQSLALQPYPEVDEIFPKIKTTGEQETLWKQLQKQIDAFPQQLNLSAVTWLGVAVFGFFLINILFAFVLTLEQFPLLPSFLKLIGVSYTGWFIYRYLLTQEKRQNLREIINNTKAELVGDTSISQASIEQQKTLINPELEQEFELIFGAIYTIRNLRAEAGIKPGMKVDVILQSENSQEREILSKGKTYIQDLGKVENLTVTAAVEEDKQQQVIAGVVGTVQVLIPLAGLVDVEVLRNKLEKNLDKIEGEIKSLQGRLSNEKFISKAPEEVVQGAKDALAEAEKQQSILKDRLEKL is encoded by the coding sequence ATGACCGAAACCACCTTACCCAGTCAATATGATCCCAAAGCAACTGAGGCGAAATGGCAAGCGTTTTGGGACAATCAACAGGTATTTCAGGCGCATCCCGAACAGGGAGGAAAACCGTTTTGTATTGTGATTCCTCCTCCCAATGTAACGGGAAGTTTGCACATGGGACACGCTTTTAACACTGCTTTGATTGATGTTTTGGTGCGGTATCATCGGATGCGTGGCGATAATACCCTTTGTCTCCCTGGAACGGATCACGCCAGTATTGCAGTACAGGCGATTATTGACAAACAATTAAGGGAAGAGGGGTTAACTCGGTTTGATATTGGACGGGAGAAGTTTTTAGAACGGGCTTTAGCGTGGAAACAACAGTCTGGTGGCAGTATTGTTAATCAGTTGAAACGGTTGGGGTTGTCGGCGGATTGGTCACGGGAACGCTTTACGATGGATGAAGGGTTATCCCAAGCGGTTCGATCGGCGTTTGTAAAGTTATATGAAGAGGGGCTGATTTATCGCGGGAAATATATGGTCAACTGGTGTCCTGCTTCTCGTTCCGCAATTTCTGACCTTGAGGTAGAGAATAAAGAAGTCAATGGTCACTTGTGGCATTTTCGTTACCCGTTGAGTGATGGTAGTCGCGCGATCGAGGTTGCCACTACCCGACCGGAAACGATGTTAGGAGATACCGCCGTCGCTGTCAATCCCAACGATGAACGCTATCAGGACATGATTGGGAAAACAGTAACCTTACCGTTAATGAAACGAGAAATTCCCATTATCGCAGACGAATATGTTGACTCCTCTTTTGGCACGGGCTGCGTTAAAATCACCCCTGCCCATGATCCCAATGACTTCGCCATGGGAGAACGCCACAACCTCCCGTTTATCACCGTAATGAACGAAGATGGGACAATCAATGAGAATGGAGGAGAATTTGTCGGACAAGATCGGTTTGAAGCGCGGCAAAATGTGGTGAAACGGTTGGAAGAAGAAGGCTGTTTAGTCAAAGTGGAAGATTATGTTTCTACTTTACCTTATAGCGATCGAGGCAAAGTTCCCATTGAACCGCTGATTTCCACCCAGTGGTTTGTGAAAATTGACCCCTTAGCGAAAACTGCACTGAACCGTCTCGATCAGGAAAACTCTCCCTATTTTGTGCCGCAACGTTGGAGAAAAGTTTATCGTGACTGGTTAGTCAAATTAAAAGACTGGTGTATCTCCCGACAACTGTGGTGGGGTCATCAAATTCCAGCATGGTATGTTATCAGCGAAACCAATGGCGAAATTACCGACGAAACTCCCTATTTTGTCGCCCAGAATGAAGACGAAGCCAGAGAGAAAGCCGTTCAAGAATATGGCGAGAATATCCAACTCCAACAAGATGGGGATGCGTTAGATACTTGGTTCTCCTCTGGGTTATGGCCCTTTTCAACGATGGGATGGCCGGAAAACACGGCTGACTTAGAGACTTATTTCCCCAATACCACCCTTGTTACTGGGTTTGATATTATCTTCTTTTGGGTGGCAAGAATGACCATGATGTCGGGACATTTCATGGGAGAGATGCCTTTCCGTGATGTGTATATTCATGGTTTAGTGCGAGATGAAAACGGCAAAAAGATGTCAAAATCCGCAGGGAATGGCATTGATCCTCTATTGCTGATTCAAAAATATGGCGCGGATGCCCTTCGTTATACTTTAGTTCGAGAAGTAACGGGTGCGGGACAAGATATTAGCTTACAATACGATCGAGAAAAAGACGAATCGAGTTCTGTGGAGGCTTCCCGTAATTTTGCCAATAAACTCTGGAATGCGTCGCGGTTTGTCTTTATGAATCTCGACGGGAAAACTCCGCAAGCATTGGGAACACCTGATTTAGAAAAGTTAGAAGAAAGCGATCGTTGGATTCTATCTCGCTTCAATCAAACCATCAAAACCACTCGTGAACAAATCGAAAACTATGGTTTAGGAGAAGCGGCGCAAGGATTATATGATTTTGTTTGGGGTGATTTTTGCGATCGATATATTGAGTTAGTTAAATCCCGTTTGAATGATAAAAATCAGGAAGAATCCCGTTTAGTTGCCCAACAAACTCTTGCTTATATTTTAGAAGGGATTTTAAAGTTACTTCATCCTTTTATGCCTTATGTTACCGAAGAAATTTGGCATACTCTAACCGAACTTCCTGACCAAAGTTTAGCGTTACAACCTTATCCCGAAGTGGATGAGATATTCCCAAAAATCAAGACAACTGGGGAACAAGAAACGCTCTGGAAACAACTTCAAAAACAGATTGATGCCTTTCCTCAACAACTGAATTTATCTGCTGTAACTTGGTTAGGAGTTGCTGTTTTTGGTTTCTTTCTGATTAACATTCTCTTTGCTTTTGTTCTTACTTTAGAACAGTTCCCCTTGCTACCGAGTTTCTTAAAACTGATTGGCGTGAGTTACACAGGTTGGTTTATTTATCGGTATCTCCTGACGCAAGAAAAACGGCAGAATTTACGCGAAATTATTAATAACACTAAAGCAGAATTAGTGGGAGATACTTCTATTTCTCAAGCATCGATCGAGCAACAAAAAACATTAATTAATCCCGAATTAGAACAGGAATTCGAGTTAATTTTCGGTGCAATTTATACGATTCGGAATCTTCGCGCTGAAGCTGGAATTAAACCAGGGATGAAAGTAGATGTAATTTTGCAAAGTGAGAACTCGCAAGAACGGGAAATTTTAAGTAAGGGAAAAACCTACATTCAAGACTTAGGAAAAGTCGAGAATTTAACCGTAACTGCTGCAGTTGAGGAAGACAAACAGCAACAAGTCATCGCTGGTGTTGTGGGAACAGTACAAGTTTTAATTCCCCTTGCTGGTTTAGTTGATGTGGAAGTTTTACGGAATAAATTAGAGAAGAATCTGGATAAAATTGAAGGAGAAATCAAATCCTTACAAGGTCGTTTAAGTAACGAAAAATTCATCAGTAAAGCACCAGAAGAAGTGGTACAAGGAGCAAAAGATGCGTTAGCAGAAGCAGAAAAACAACAGTCCATTTTGAAAGATAGACTGGAGAAACTTTAA
- a CDS encoding DUF4351 domain-containing protein, with amino-acid sequence MSFDNLCKLLSEKYPTNFASWVLNAPQTDVEVLKTELSIEPIRADSVTFLQLQGRILHLEFQTQLQSTPPLPLRMLDYWVRLYRLYRLPITQVVVLLLPPPETQVIETRFTLENTQHQYRVIRLWEENPELFLHDPALLPLAPLTATNEPQALLQQVVEQVNELEGNRRVEISAYTQIVAGLKYEKDLVKRLFREGMMRESVIYQDIIREGEEKGRQEGERSLILRLLTRRVGELPQMWRDRVNSLSLEQLENLGEALLDFQGIGDLEDWWDQSK; translated from the coding sequence ATGTCCTTTGATAATCTCTGTAAACTCTTATCGGAAAAATATCCCACCAATTTTGCCAGTTGGGTACTGAATGCACCACAAACCGATGTGGAAGTTCTCAAAACCGAACTCAGCATTGAACCGATTCGCGCTGATTCCGTCACCTTCTTACAACTCCAAGGACGGATTCTGCATTTAGAATTTCAAACCCAACTGCAATCAACGCCACCGCTTCCTTTACGAATGCTAGATTATTGGGTGCGCCTCTATCGCTTGTATCGCTTACCGATTACCCAAGTGGTGGTTTTGTTACTCCCACCTCCTGAAACTCAGGTGATTGAAACCCGTTTTACCCTCGAAAATACTCAGCATCAATATCGAGTGATTCGACTGTGGGAAGAAAATCCAGAGTTATTTCTCCATGATCCCGCCTTGTTACCCTTAGCACCCTTAACAGCAACCAATGAACCACAAGCATTGTTGCAACAAGTGGTGGAACAAGTCAATGAATTGGAAGGAAATCGAAGAGTAGAAATTTCAGCTTACACGCAAATTGTAGCAGGGTTAAAATATGAGAAAGATTTGGTGAAACGATTATTTCGGGAGGGGATGATGCGAGAGTCAGTAATTTATCAGGACATTATTCGAGAGGGAGAAGAAAAAGGAAGACAAGAAGGAGAACGATCGCTCATTCTACGTCTTTTAACCCGACGAGTGGGAGAGTTACCACAAATGTGGCGCGATCGTGTCAATAGTCTCTCTCTGGAACAATTAGAAAACTTGGGAGAAGCGTTACTCGATTTTCAGGGAATTGGAGATTTAGAAGACTGGTGGGATCAATCGAAGTAA
- the hisA gene encoding 1-(5-phosphoribosyl)-5-[(5-phosphoribosylamino)methylideneamino]imidazole-4-carboxamide isomerase: MDIIPAIDILGGKCVRLYQGDYNQVEVFNDRAVATAKHWVEQGATRLHLVDLDGAKAGKPMNQRTIAEIVETVVIPVQVGGGLRDRSSIAELISLGVNNVIVGTIAVEEPELVKALCQEFPQQITIGIDARNGKVATRGWLETSEVMAKDLAQQMANQGAAAIIYTDIHRDGTLTGPNLDALRDLAENVSIPIIASGGISSVTDLLSLLSLEPLGVTGAILGRSLYANKIDLKEAVEAVGNGRLQDVPFGDDFSTFA, encoded by the coding sequence ATGGATATTATTCCAGCGATCGATATTTTAGGGGGAAAATGTGTGCGTCTCTACCAAGGGGATTATAATCAGGTAGAGGTGTTTAACGATCGAGCGGTGGCAACGGCTAAACATTGGGTGGAACAAGGGGCGACCCGATTACATCTAGTAGATTTAGATGGGGCAAAAGCGGGAAAACCCATGAATCAACGCACGATCGCCGAAATTGTGGAAACGGTTGTTATTCCTGTACAAGTCGGGGGCGGCTTGCGCGATCGAAGCAGCATTGCGGAACTGATCTCTCTCGGGGTGAATAATGTGATCGTCGGGACGATCGCGGTAGAAGAACCAGAATTAGTGAAAGCCCTCTGTCAAGAATTTCCGCAACAGATCACGATCGGGATTGATGCTCGTAACGGAAAAGTTGCAACCAGAGGCTGGTTAGAAACCTCGGAAGTAATGGCGAAAGACTTAGCGCAACAAATGGCAAATCAAGGCGCAGCAGCGATTATTTACACCGACATTCACCGTGATGGCACATTAACCGGCCCCAACCTAGACGCATTACGAGACTTAGCGGAAAACGTCTCCATTCCCATCATTGCATCGGGTGGCATTAGTTCTGTCACCGATTTACTCAGTTTACTCTCTCTTGAACCTTTAGGGGTGACTGGCGCAATTTTAGGTCGATCGCTTTACGCCAATAAAATAGACTTAAAAGAAGCCGTCGAAGCGGTGGGAAATGGACGTTTACAAGATGTTCCCTTTGGTGATGACTTCTCCACCTTTGCTTAA
- the thyD gene encoding thylakoid membrane protein ThyD produces MKIAITGGTGFVGTRLIQKLSNSEHNLVVFTRDKQRGERTFPKKAFPNVEIVEYNPLQAGSWQNEIANSDAIVNLAGAGIADQPWTPERKQEILDSRLETTKYIVEAIKQADTKPQVLVNASAVGYYGTSETATFDETSGVGNDFLASVCQKWEATAKEIENTETRLVILRFGIVLGEGGALGKMLTPFRLFAGGPLGTGEQWFSWIHLDDLVNLIQETINSAAYQGVYNATAPNPVRMSELCETLGEVMQRPSWLPVPEFALKLLLGEAAQAVLEGQNVIPKRTQEQGFTYQYPTLKPALANIVKQ; encoded by the coding sequence ATGAAAATTGCAATTACTGGCGGCACTGGCTTTGTTGGTACACGCTTAATCCAGAAACTCTCTAACAGCGAACACAATCTGGTTGTCTTCACTCGCGACAAACAGCGAGGAGAACGCACCTTCCCTAAAAAAGCCTTTCCCAACGTGGAGATCGTCGAATACAATCCACTTCAAGCGGGATCATGGCAAAATGAAATTGCTAATTCAGACGCGATCGTAAACCTTGCGGGTGCGGGGATTGCGGATCAACCTTGGACACCAGAACGAAAACAAGAAATCCTCGACTCTCGTCTTGAAACCACTAAATACATTGTCGAAGCCATTAAACAAGCCGACACCAAACCGCAAGTTTTAGTCAACGCTTCTGCTGTTGGTTATTATGGCACAAGCGAAACCGCAACTTTTGATGAAACCAGTGGCGTTGGAAACGACTTTCTCGCTTCCGTCTGTCAAAAATGGGAAGCAACCGCCAAGGAAATCGAAAATACCGAGACACGCTTAGTGATTCTGCGATTCGGAATTGTTTTAGGGGAAGGAGGGGCATTAGGAAAAATGTTAACCCCTTTTCGTTTATTTGCTGGCGGCCCTTTGGGAACTGGTGAACAGTGGTTTTCATGGATTCATCTTGATGATTTAGTGAATTTAATTCAAGAAACTATTAATTCTGCTGCCTATCAAGGAGTTTATAATGCTACTGCACCGAACCCAGTGCGAATGTCGGAATTATGCGAAACTTTGGGGGAAGTCATGCAGCGCCCCTCTTGGCTTCCTGTGCCAGAATTTGCCCTAAAATTACTCTTAGGAGAAGCCGCCCAAGCGGTTTTAGAAGGTCAGAACGTGATTCCGAAACGCACTCAAGAACAGGGGTTTACTTATCAGTATCCCACTCTTAAACCTGCCCTTGCTAATATCGTCAAACAGTGA
- a CDS encoding metallophosphoesterase, with amino-acid sequence MNRRELLTLLGITGIGGIITTQLPNFNLANAQEISDLDLPNYEPRLRFVSLADTGTGNSGQYAVAKAMTKFYRQSPFPIALLAGDNIYNNGEIEKIEAVFERPYQPLLQENVKFYACLGNHDLRIKNGTEEVKYPLFNMQGRYYTFTRSIVQFFALDTNRNADWDHQLEWLDEQLSQSSAPWKIVFGHHNIYSSGVYGVNQRLVSQLTPLFKHHQVQLYINGHEHHYERTQPINGTTYLTCGAGAKLRPVGQSDWTDYATSQLSFVAYDLYADQMAIRGINQDGKIIDRALISRTT; translated from the coding sequence ATGAACCGACGCGAACTTTTAACCCTGCTTGGTATTACAGGTATTGGCGGTATTATTACCACTCAACTGCCTAATTTTAATCTTGCTAACGCTCAAGAAATCTCTGATCTTGATCTGCCCAACTATGAACCCAGATTACGTTTTGTTTCCCTTGCGGACACAGGAACGGGAAACAGCGGACAATATGCAGTAGCAAAAGCAATGACAAAATTTTATCGTCAATCTCCTTTTCCGATCGCGCTTTTAGCTGGAGATAACATTTATAATAACGGCGAAATCGAGAAAATCGAAGCCGTTTTTGAACGTCCTTATCAGCCTTTATTGCAAGAAAACGTTAAATTTTACGCCTGTTTAGGAAACCATGATCTTCGCATCAAAAACGGGACAGAAGAAGTCAAATATCCCTTATTTAATATGCAGGGAAGATACTACACCTTTACGCGCTCAATTGTCCAATTTTTTGCCCTCGATACCAACCGCAATGCTGACTGGGATCATCAACTCGAATGGTTAGATGAACAATTGAGCCAGTCTAGCGCCCCCTGGAAAATTGTCTTTGGACATCATAACATTTATTCCTCTGGTGTTTATGGGGTGAATCAACGTTTAGTTTCCCAACTCACTCCTTTATTTAAACACCATCAAGTTCAACTTTATATTAATGGACATGAACATCATTATGAACGCACTCAACCCATTAACGGAACTACTTATTTAACTTGTGGGGCTGGAGCAAAATTACGTCCTGTGGGACAATCAGATTGGACAGATTACGCCACCAGTCAATTGAGTTTTGTTGCTTATGATCTCTATGCGGATCAAATGGCAATTCGAGGGATTAATCAAGATGGCAAGATCATCGATCGAGCTTTAATTTCCCGTACTACTTAA
- a CDS encoding ABC transporter substrate-binding protein codes for MLSQRRNNFLVSLLFSVLISFLTACNPAIIESTASDVPQVVQAILSDPKTFNAILSQESPNVFGFTYEGLVDQNPLTGEIEPALAKSWEISDNKKEITFTLRDNLKWSDGEPLTADDVVFTYNDLILNPKIPNNTRDSLRIGESGAFPTVEKVDGKRVKFTVPEPFAPFLQSTGISILPKHALKESVEQTDSEGTPVFLSKWGVDTPPENIIVNGRYRLASYSTSERVIFEKNPYYWEKDELGNQLPYIDRVVWQIVENQDTALLQFRSGGLDSISVTPEYFSLLKREEDRGNFTIYNGGPQYGTNFIGFNLNTGSRDGKPLVDPIKSRWFNTLEFRKAVAYGINREQMINNIFRGLGEKQNSPISVQSPYYNQEVTSYGYDLEKAKELLLSAGFQYNEEEQLLDSEGNRVRFTLITNAGNKTREAMGAQIKQDLAKLGITVDFTPIQFNVLVDKLSNSLDWECHLLGFTGGNEPHFGINLWRTDGNLHTFNQTARPRNQSLEGRKVREWEKEIESLYIQASRELDESKRKALYAEAQDIVQEHLPYIYLVNPLALAAARDRIQGIEYSALGGTFWNIEELKIQN; via the coding sequence ATGTTATCTCAACGTCGTAATAACTTCCTAGTTTCTCTTCTTTTTTCCGTTCTAATAAGTTTTCTTACCGCTTGTAATCCTGCAATTATTGAAAGCACTGCGTCCGATGTGCCGCAAGTGGTACAGGCAATTTTAAGTGACCCGAAAACCTTTAACGCAATCCTCTCCCAAGAATCTCCCAATGTCTTTGGTTTCACTTATGAAGGATTAGTAGATCAAAATCCTTTAACTGGAGAAATTGAACCCGCTTTAGCAAAATCTTGGGAAATTTCTGACAATAAAAAAGAAATTACCTTTACCCTCCGTGACAACTTAAAATGGTCAGACGGTGAACCGTTAACGGCGGATGATGTGGTATTTACTTATAATGATTTAATTCTCAATCCTAAGATTCCCAATAATACGAGAGATAGCTTAAGAATTGGAGAAAGTGGGGCGTTTCCTACGGTGGAAAAAGTGGATGGGAAAAGGGTAAAATTTACCGTTCCCGAACCCTTTGCGCCGTTTTTACAAAGTACAGGGATTTCAATTCTGCCAAAACACGCTTTAAAGGAATCAGTGGAACAAACTGACTCGGAAGGAACACCCGTTTTCTTATCAAAATGGGGCGTGGATACTCCTCCTGAAAATATTATTGTGAATGGTCGTTATCGGTTAGCAAGTTATTCCACCAGTGAGCGAGTTATCTTTGAAAAAAATCCTTATTACTGGGAAAAAGATGAACTAGGAAATCAACTCCCCTACATCGATCGAGTAGTTTGGCAAATTGTCGAAAATCAAGACACAGCGTTATTACAATTTCGTTCTGGTGGCTTAGACTCAATTAGCGTAACTCCCGAATATTTCTCATTGTTAAAAAGAGAAGAAGATCGGGGGAATTTTACCATTTATAATGGGGGGCCTCAATACGGAACTAATTTTATCGGATTTAACTTAAATACAGGAAGTCGAGACGGAAAACCGCTTGTTGATCCCATAAAATCTCGTTGGTTTAATACCCTTGAATTTAGAAAAGCGGTGGCTTATGGAATTAATCGCGAACAAATGATTAATAACATTTTTCGAGGTTTAGGAGAGAAACAAAACTCACCGATTTCGGTGCAATCTCCTTACTACAATCAAGAGGTAACAAGCTATGGTTATGATTTAGAAAAAGCGAAAGAGTTATTATTAAGTGCTGGTTTTCAATATAATGAAGAAGAACAATTATTAGACTCAGAAGGAAATCGAGTGCGCTTTACGTTAATTACCAACGCGGGAAATAAGACAAGAGAAGCAATGGGAGCGCAAATTAAACAAGATTTAGCAAAATTAGGAATTACTGTTGATTTTACTCCGATTCAGTTTAATGTTTTGGTAGATAAACTTTCTAATTCTTTAGATTGGGAATGTCATTTATTAGGATTTACAGGTGGTAATGAACCTCATTTTGGGATTAATTTATGGCGCACTGATGGCAATTTACACACTTTTAATCAAACGGCGCGTCCTAGAAATCAATCCCTAGAAGGGAGAAAAGTGAGAGAGTGGGAAAAGGAAATTGAATCTCTTTATATTCAAGCGTCAAGAGAGTTAGATGAAAGTAAACGGAAAGCACTTTACGCAGAAGCACAAGACATTGTTCAAGAACATTTACCCTATATTTATTTAGTTAATCCTCTCGCTTTAGCAGCAGCGCGCGATCGCATTCAAGGAATAGAATACTCGGCGTTAGGAGGAACATTTTGGAACATTGAAGAGTTGAAAATTCAGAATTAA
- a CDS encoding DUF554 domain-containing protein, whose protein sequence is MITDFWVKTSGTWINVLTVLIGTIIGLLLKQRLPPKIKEIIPQGIGLLTLWLGFSMAEELSNVEVRNMPGAILGLISMIIGGGLGEWWKIEERLNGIGDFLKKRFRHSGQFTEGFVATSILFCVGPVALVGSINNGLLGDNTLLVLKATMDGISSIPFASRYGIGVGFSVLVIILYQGGISLLAGLFVSNLNDPTNHPLILLITGIGGLMILGIGLNLLEVAKIRVAAFLPALLIPPILLLFIG, encoded by the coding sequence ATGATAACTGATTTTTGGGTTAAAACCAGTGGGACATGGATTAATGTTTTAACTGTGCTTATCGGAACAATTATTGGGTTATTACTTAAGCAACGACTTCCGCCAAAAATTAAGGAAATTATACCTCAAGGAATTGGATTATTAACGCTTTGGCTCGGTTTTTCTATGGCGGAAGAATTATCGAATGTAGAAGTTAGAAATATGCCAGGGGCAATTTTAGGGTTAATTTCAATGATTATCGGGGGTGGGTTAGGAGAATGGTGGAAAATTGAGGAAAGATTAAACGGAATTGGTGATTTTTTAAAAAAACGTTTCCGTCATTCTGGACAATTTACAGAAGGATTTGTTGCTACCAGTATTTTGTTTTGTGTGGGTCCTGTTGCGTTAGTAGGAAGCATTAATAATGGACTTTTAGGAGACAATACTTTACTGGTTTTGAAAGCAACTATGGACGGAATTTCTTCCATCCCTTTTGCGAGTCGTTATGGAATTGGCGTTGGTTTTTCTGTGTTAGTAATTATCCTTTATCAAGGAGGGATTTCTTTACTTGCTGGACTTTTTGTTTCTAACCTAAATGATCCGACAAATCATCCTCTGATTTTATTAATTACAGGAATTGGAGGGTTAATGATTTTAGGAATTGGCTTAAATTTATTAGAAGTGGCAAAAATCAGGGTAGCTGCTTTTCTTCCAGCTTTATTAATTCCCCCAATTTTATTATTATTTATTGGTTAA